Proteins encoded within one genomic window of Spirochaeta isovalerica:
- the trpB gene encoding tryptophan synthase subunit beta, giving the protein MGDYFKSNPDTQGMFGEYGGSFIPPDLQEEMNRITDAYYSISKSHQFISELRSIRKHFQGRPTPVYFAKTLSDECGGRIYLKREDLNHTGAHKLNHCMGEALLAKYMGKKKLIAETGAGQHGVALATAAAYFGLECEIHMGEVDIAKEHPNVVRMEILGAKVVPVSHGLKTLKEAVDSAFEAYLKDPITSIYCIGSVVGPHPFPMMVRDFQRVVGIEAREQFYEMTGELPDNLVACVGGGSNAMGLFSGFIDDKDVNIYGVEPLGKSFKPGEHAATMTYGTPGMIHGFKCYTLQDEKGEPAPVYSIASGLDYPGVGPEHSMLKDLGRVNYVTADDEECLDAFFQLSKKEGIIPALESAHAVAFAMKLAKEKPRQSILVNLSGRGDKDIDFVVENYGIR; this is encoded by the coding sequence ATGGGTGATTATTTTAAAAGCAATCCCGATACACAGGGGATGTTCGGTGAGTACGGCGGGAGCTTCATTCCCCCCGATCTTCAGGAGGAGATGAATCGAATAACCGATGCCTATTATTCCATCAGCAAATCCCATCAGTTTATCTCTGAATTGAGAAGCATACGAAAGCATTTTCAGGGACGACCGACTCCTGTTTACTTTGCCAAAACACTCTCCGATGAGTGCGGAGGCCGCATCTATCTGAAAAGGGAAGACCTGAATCACACAGGAGCTCATAAACTGAATCATTGTATGGGTGAAGCGCTCCTGGCAAAATATATGGGAAAGAAGAAACTTATCGCCGAAACAGGTGCAGGACAGCATGGAGTCGCTCTGGCGACAGCTGCGGCTTACTTCGGTCTGGAATGTGAAATTCATATGGGCGAAGTGGATATTGCCAAGGAGCATCCCAATGTCGTGAGAATGGAAATACTCGGGGCGAAAGTCGTTCCCGTAAGCCACGGACTGAAAACTCTGAAGGAAGCGGTTGATTCGGCCTTTGAAGCTTACCTGAAAGACCCTATCACTTCGATTTACTGTATCGGATCGGTTGTAGGACCCCATCCCTTTCCCATGATGGTTCGGGATTTCCAGAGAGTCGTGGGGATTGAAGCGAGAGAGCAGTTTTATGAAATGACCGGAGAGCTACCCGACAACCTGGTCGCCTGCGTCGGCGGCGGCAGTAATGCCATGGGGCTCTTTTCCGGATTTATCGATGATAAGGATGTGAACATTTACGGTGTGGAACCGCTCGGAAAATCATTCAAACCGGGAGAGCATGCCGCAACCATGACTTACGGCACTCCGGGAATGATCCACGGATTCAAGTGCTACACTCTTCAGGACGAAAAAGGCGAACCGGCGCCGGTTTATTCCATTGCCAGCGGCCTCGATTACCCGGGAGTCGGTCCGGAGCATTCCATGCTTAAGGATCTGGGTAGAGTGAATTACGTGACAGCAGATGATGAAGAGTGTCTCGATGCTTTCTTCCAGCTGAGTAAAAAAGAGGGGATTATTCCCGCCCTGGAAAGCGCCCATGCCGTGGCATTCGCCATGAAACTGGCGAAAGAAAAGCCGAGACAGTCGATCCTGGTGAACCTCAGCGGAAGAGGGGATAAGGATATCGATTTTGTTGTGGAGAATTACGGGATCCGGTAA